From one Formosa sediminum genomic stretch:
- a CDS encoding lytic transglycosylase domain-containing protein, translating to MKHIYKGLTFIGLLGVVALSINAVGDPETDENFEKKQFNDYNVYALQMPEQLDFAGEALPLGDPDVYERMDRELLVNTYWQSNALLLFKRAHKYFPVIEPILEKHGIPDDFKYLAVIESGLTNAVSPAGARGFWQIMKATAKDFGLEVNDNVDERYNLEKATEVACEYLKKSKAQLGSWTLAAAAYNAGNSGVSSRLEAQQVNDYYDLLLGEETGRYVFRIIALKEILNNPLKYGFNFREKDLYTHVPTYTVKVDTAVTDFAAFAQKFDINYKVLKIHNPWLREAFLNNSSRKLYEIEIPKVGYYK from the coding sequence ATGAAACACATTTATAAAGGACTTACATTTATAGGCCTATTAGGAGTTGTAGCCTTGTCTATTAATGCGGTTGGAGATCCAGAAACCGATGAAAATTTTGAGAAAAAACAGTTTAATGATTATAATGTTTACGCATTACAAATGCCTGAACAATTAGATTTTGCAGGAGAAGCGTTGCCTTTAGGCGATCCCGATGTCTATGAGCGTATGGATAGAGAATTATTGGTAAATACCTATTGGCAATCTAATGCTTTACTACTGTTTAAACGTGCGCATAAATACTTTCCTGTTATAGAGCCTATATTAGAAAAACATGGTATTCCAGACGATTTTAAATATTTAGCGGTTATTGAAAGTGGTTTAACTAATGCTGTATCGCCTGCTGGAGCAAGAGGTTTTTGGCAAATAATGAAAGCAACTGCTAAAGATTTTGGTCTGGAGGTAAACGATAATGTAGATGAACGTTATAATTTAGAAAAAGCAACAGAAGTAGCTTGTGAGTATTTAAAAAAATCGAAAGCACAATTAGGATCTTGGACCTTAGCAGCAGCAGCTTATAATGCAGGGAATAGTGGTGTTTCTTCCCGCTTGGAAGCGCAACAAGTTAATGACTATTATGATTTGTTATTAGGTGAAGAAACTGGGCGTTATGTATTTAGAATTATTGCATTGAAGGAAATTTTAAATAACCCTTTAAAATATGGATTTAATTTTAGAGAAAAAGACCTTTATACCCATGTGCCTACATATACTGTAAAAGTAGATACAGCTGTAACAGATTTCGCAGCCTTTGCTCAAAAATTTGATATTAACTATAAAGTTTTAAAAATTCATAACCCGTGGTTACGTGAAGCGTTTTTAAATAACAGTTCTAGAAAATTATACGAGATAGAAATTCCTAAAGTAGGATATTATAAATAG
- a CDS encoding DUF2892 domain-containing protein, giving the protein MYNKNIKLVIAALIIAYAVYQFIEGNIGNGIMFILLSSVFIFLYFKNEFILLAFLRLRKQDFEGATKWLNKIKNPESALVTKQQGYYNYLHGIMVSQTNMNVSEKYLKKAVDLGLNMDHDLAMAKLSLAGIALSKRRKQEASKLLTEAQKLDKQGMLTDQIKMMKENMKRAQAPNQHFGGHRQPRGGRR; this is encoded by the coding sequence ATGTACAACAAAAACATAAAATTAGTAATTGCTGCTTTAATAATAGCCTATGCAGTTTATCAATTTATAGAAGGCAACATAGGAAATGGGATTATGTTTATCTTATTATCTTCTGTTTTCATTTTCTTATACTTTAAAAATGAATTTATTCTTCTTGCTTTTTTAAGGTTGCGCAAACAAGATTTTGAAGGCGCAACAAAATGGTTAAACAAAATTAAAAATCCAGAGTCTGCCTTAGTCACTAAACAACAAGGTTATTACAACTATTTACACGGTATTATGGTTTCACAAACCAACATGAATGTCTCTGAAAAATACTTAAAAAAAGCTGTTGATTTAGGCTTAAACATGGATCATGATTTAGCTATGGCTAAACTAAGTTTAGCAGGTATTGCTTTATCTAAACGTAGAAAACAAGAAGCTAGTAAATTGTTAACAGAAGCTCAAAAACTTGACAAACAAGGCATGTTAACCGATCAGATAAAAATGATGAAAGAAAACATGAAACGTGCTCAAGCCCCTAACCAACATTTTGGTGGTCACAGACAACCAAGAGGCGGAAGACGATAA